A single region of the Acidimicrobiales bacterium genome encodes:
- a CDS encoding rod shape-determining protein RodA has translation MSGIGVLGRSSRETFWPGVTAARAPRGKRPRVDPLLVGTTIGLACFGVLMVFSATRGPGGPDDPVRYDYLWRQALFVAVGLVVLWSCYRVGLERLRPFVHVAWLVTVAALALVLTPLGTEAKGAQAWFSVGPFQIQPGEFAKLGVILPLAAILGRSEGEPGAAGVVAALGVAGVPIGLIALQPDLGTILVFVVITMAMLLVSGVRASWLVALVALGLLCSAAILTSDVLEQYQKDRLTEFLNPARDLRGISYNPTQAQMAVSAGGFWGSGLFDGTLTRGSHVPEQQTDFIFTVVGEELGFVGAVCVLSAYAVLLWRILRAARRARDPYEALVCVGVFALFLFQIFQSVGMSIGIMPVTGLPLPLMSYGGSQTVTSFAALGFVLAAGARESG, from the coding sequence ATGAGCGGGATAGGCGTGCTCGGCAGGTCGTCGCGAGAGACTTTCTGGCCAGGGGTGACCGCGGCACGTGCCCCGAGAGGGAAGCGACCCAGAGTCGACCCGCTCCTCGTCGGGACGACCATAGGGCTTGCTTGTTTCGGTGTCCTCATGGTGTTCTCGGCGACACGAGGCCCGGGCGGGCCGGACGATCCGGTGCGGTACGACTACTTGTGGAGACAGGCGCTATTCGTCGCGGTCGGTCTCGTGGTCCTGTGGTCGTGCTACCGGGTGGGGCTGGAGCGGCTGAGGCCGTTCGTGCACGTCGCCTGGCTGGTCACCGTGGCTGCCCTGGCGCTCGTTCTCACTCCGTTGGGGACGGAGGCGAAGGGGGCCCAGGCGTGGTTCTCTGTGGGGCCGTTCCAGATCCAGCCGGGGGAGTTCGCCAAGCTCGGCGTCATCCTTCCTCTCGCCGCGATACTGGGGCGGTCTGAGGGTGAGCCGGGTGCCGCCGGCGTCGTCGCCGCGCTCGGCGTCGCAGGCGTCCCGATCGGCCTGATCGCGCTCCAGCCCGACCTCGGAACCATATTGGTGTTCGTGGTGATCACCATGGCGATGTTGTTGGTCAGTGGGGTCCGCGCGTCTTGGCTGGTCGCGCTGGTGGCGTTGGGCCTGCTGTGTTCCGCCGCCATCCTCACCTCGGACGTCCTCGAGCAGTACCAGAAGGACCGGCTCACCGAGTTCCTGAACCCCGCACGTGACCTCCGGGGCATCTCCTACAACCCGACGCAGGCCCAGATGGCAGTGTCGGCAGGCGGCTTTTGGGGCTCGGGGTTGTTCGATGGGACTCTGACTCGCGGATCCCACGTCCCCGAACAGCAGACCGACTTCATCTTCACCGTCGTCGGCGAAGAGCTGGGCTTTGTGGGCGCCGTCTGCGTTCTCTCTGCTTACGCGGTCCTGCTCTGGCGGATACTCAGGGCTGCCAGGCGTGCCAGGGATCCGTACGAGGCCCTCGTATGTGTGGGTGTGTTCGCTCTGTTCCTCTTCCAGATCTTCCAGAGCGTCGGCATGTCGATCGGGATCATGCCGGTGACAGGCCTCCCCCTGCCTCTGATGAGCTACGGCGGTTCTCAGACGGTGACCTCTTTTGCCGCATTGGGGTTCGTCCTCGCGGCGGGCGCTCGGGAGTCGGGCTGA
- the mrdA gene encoding penicillin-binding protein 2: MIGSTQSADTAVGGLRARDRTSLDLRLAILGVVAVSLFASLVARLWFLQIVGDPRYRVALDAIRTRTVSVDATRGRILDSRGRVLVDNRVSIVVTVDRQKIETLPDRDRVLRALAGELTMDGRPTKVRDIEAALRDPRFSPLEPVPVAVDVSEDLEVRLVERADELPGVQVRRETVRTYPHGRLAAHVLGYVGRITESEFAARMGKDGRKRHPKPYERDDRIGKAGVELAYEDVLRGTPGLRVLEVDARGFPLRTLRYEEPRTGDDLVLNIDGDLQQVVEQALAAGLEEARRPGRSSGAKPATAGAAVVMDPRSGAVLALASLPNYDPEEFVMGIPLQRYEELRRSGDPFTDRAVAGQYPPGSTFKIFTAAAALEDGLITEYSTYYDRGSYTLASCAGRCSFRNARGASYGSVDVRRALTVSSDVFFYWLGDRFWRSRDRLGESPVQEVAARFGLGGLTGIDLPGERPGVLPTPQLRRQLHEENPEAFPYPDWYAGDNVNTAIGQGDVLVTPVQLAVSYAALATGEVVQPRVAEVVASPPDSRNPGEVVRRIEPRVLRRLDLDARHRSVIIDGLVGVTSRSGGTARSAFEGWDHDRFPVAGKTGTAEVRGKEDTAWFVAFAPAHDPRWVVAVVMEEAGFGGEAAAPVARKIFDHLVMAG; encoded by the coding sequence ATGATCGGGAGCACGCAATCAGCCGACACTGCGGTCGGTGGACTGCGAGCTCGAGATCGCACGTCACTAGACCTCAGGCTCGCGATTCTCGGGGTCGTGGCCGTGTCGCTGTTTGCGAGCCTTGTGGCGCGCTTGTGGTTTCTCCAGATAGTGGGCGATCCCCGATATCGGGTCGCGTTGGATGCGATACGTACTCGAACCGTCTCGGTCGACGCAACGCGGGGGAGGATCCTCGATTCCCGGGGGCGAGTCCTGGTGGACAACAGGGTCTCCATCGTCGTCACGGTGGACCGTCAGAAGATCGAGACGCTCCCCGATCGCGACAGGGTGCTGCGCGCGTTGGCCGGAGAGCTGACGATGGACGGACGTCCGACGAAGGTCCGCGACATCGAAGCGGCGCTGCGAGACCCGCGGTTCTCGCCGCTGGAACCCGTTCCCGTCGCCGTTGACGTGAGCGAGGACCTCGAGGTCCGCCTGGTCGAGAGGGCGGACGAACTCCCCGGCGTGCAGGTTCGGCGAGAGACGGTGAGGACCTATCCCCACGGGCGGCTCGCCGCGCACGTCTTGGGCTACGTCGGACGTATCACCGAGAGCGAGTTCGCGGCACGGATGGGAAAGGACGGGCGCAAGCGCCATCCGAAGCCTTACGAGCGCGACGACCGTATCGGGAAGGCCGGAGTCGAACTGGCATACGAGGACGTGTTGAGGGGCACGCCGGGCCTGCGTGTGCTCGAGGTCGACGCACGGGGCTTCCCGCTGCGCACGCTCCGCTACGAGGAGCCGAGGACGGGCGACGACCTCGTGCTGAACATCGACGGCGACCTCCAGCAGGTGGTCGAACAGGCGCTGGCTGCCGGACTGGAAGAGGCCCGCAGGCCGGGCAGGTCCTCGGGAGCCAAACCGGCCACTGCGGGCGCCGCCGTCGTAATGGATCCTCGCAGCGGTGCCGTGCTGGCCCTCGCCTCGTTGCCCAACTACGACCCCGAGGAGTTCGTGATGGGGATACCGCTCCAGCGTTACGAGGAATTGAGGAGGAGCGGCGATCCGTTCACCGACCGCGCGGTCGCCGGTCAGTATCCCCCGGGATCGACCTTCAAGATCTTCACGGCCGCCGCAGCCCTCGAGGACGGGCTCATCACCGAGTACTCGACCTACTACGACAGGGGTAGCTACACGCTTGCCTCGTGCGCGGGTCGCTGTTCGTTCCGCAACGCCCGGGGCGCCTCGTACGGCTCTGTGGACGTCCGCCGCGCGCTCACCGTCTCTTCGGACGTGTTCTTCTACTGGCTCGGCGACCGCTTCTGGAGGAGCAGGGATCGGCTCGGCGAGAGCCCGGTCCAGGAAGTGGCGGCGCGTTTCGGGCTCGGCGGTCTCACGGGAATAGACCTGCCGGGGGAGCGACCGGGTGTGCTACCCACGCCGCAGTTGCGTAGGCAGCTCCACGAGGAGAACCCCGAGGCGTTCCCGTATCCGGACTGGTACGCGGGCGACAACGTCAACACTGCCATCGGTCAAGGTGACGTACTCGTCACTCCCGTCCAGCTGGCAGTCTCCTATGCCGCCCTGGCCACGGGTGAGGTCGTGCAGCCCCGGGTGGCGGAGGTGGTGGCGAGCCCTCCCGACTCTCGCAACCCAGGTGAGGTGGTCCGCAGGATCGAACCCAGGGTCCTGAGGAGGTTGGACCTGGACGCCCGACATCGGTCGGTCATCATCGACGGCCTCGTCGGCGTCACCTCGAGAAGCGGCGGGACGGCACGATCGGCTTTCGAGGGCTGGGACCACGATCGTTTCCCGGTCGCGGGCAAGACGGGCACCGCAGAGGTGAGGGGGAAGGAGGACACCGCCTGGTTCGTCGCGTTTGCGCCCGCCCACGATCCGAGGTGGGTCGTGGCCGTCGTGATGGAAGAGGCGGGGTTCGGTGGTGAGGCCGCCGCGCCCGTCGCAAGGAAGATCTTCGACCATCTCGTGATGGCAGGATGA
- a CDS encoding B12-binding domain-containing radical SAM protein: MSSVWERLEPLLERVSTPARYIGCELGSVRPPHDPANVAWLLIYPDTYEIGLPNQGLQILYEILNERPDAEAERAYTPWPDLASEMRRCGLPLFSVDTHRPAREFDVLAFTLAAELTYTNVLETLDLAGLEVRSSRRAGDDPLVLAGGHCAFNPEPMAPFVDAFVLGDGEEVVGEITEVLAAAKAEGAPREQKLRLLADISGVYVPSLYRDVWEGGRLVGVFPVVEGVPDRVEKRTIADLAEWPYPRRQLVPLTEVVHDRLNVEVFRGCTRGCRFCQAGMITRPVRERPASQVLEMVTDGLARTGHDEVALTSLSTADYSGIEGVVSEVVGCGNVTVSLPSLRVDAFTVGIASEIQRARRTGLTFAPEAGTWRLRRVINKLITNEDLFGAVEAAFSQGWRRMKLYFLVGLPTETDEDTRAIGELAAACVEIGRRYVRSPSVTVSVGGFVPKPHTPFQWFGQNTVGELRRKLSLVRDAARGRRGVEVKWHDPEATLVEGLLSRGDRRVADVIEDVWRAGGVFQEWSEYFRLDRWEAAAARHAVSIDEIVHRHRPEEEVFPWDHISAGLHRDFLWQDWRDALCEVGLPDCRWTPCYDCGACTGYGVEHVVASTTPPAGGSQGTGQDLTRGEELPASVPVRILAKASIRGGAGDREGAEG; this comes from the coding sequence GTGAGTTCTGTTTGGGAGCGCCTGGAACCACTGCTCGAGAGAGTCTCGACGCCGGCTCGCTACATCGGCTGCGAGCTCGGCTCGGTGCGGCCGCCCCACGACCCCGCCAACGTGGCTTGGCTCCTCATATACCCGGACACCTACGAGATAGGTCTCCCCAACCAAGGCCTGCAGATCCTCTACGAGATCCTCAACGAGCGCCCGGACGCCGAAGCAGAGCGCGCCTACACGCCATGGCCCGACCTGGCCTCGGAGATGCGCCGATGCGGACTGCCACTCTTCTCGGTGGACACCCACCGTCCGGCTCGGGAGTTCGACGTGCTCGCCTTCACGCTGGCCGCGGAACTCACCTACACGAACGTTCTCGAGACCCTGGATCTCGCAGGCTTGGAGGTGCGGAGCAGCAGGCGCGCCGGCGATGACCCGCTGGTCCTGGCCGGCGGGCACTGTGCGTTCAACCCGGAGCCGATGGCACCGTTCGTCGACGCGTTCGTGCTCGGGGACGGGGAGGAGGTGGTCGGGGAGATCACCGAGGTTCTGGCGGCGGCAAAGGCCGAAGGCGCGCCGCGAGAGCAGAAGCTCAGGCTTCTCGCAGACATCTCCGGTGTGTACGTACCGTCCCTGTATCGGGACGTGTGGGAGGGAGGTCGACTGGTCGGGGTCTTTCCCGTCGTCGAGGGGGTTCCCGATCGTGTGGAGAAACGTACGATCGCCGACCTCGCCGAGTGGCCCTACCCGCGCAGGCAGCTGGTCCCCCTCACGGAGGTGGTGCACGACCGCCTGAACGTGGAGGTGTTCAGGGGATGTACCCGCGGATGTAGGTTCTGTCAGGCGGGGATGATCACGCGCCCCGTCCGCGAGCGACCGGCTTCACAGGTGCTGGAGATGGTGACAGACGGACTGGCGCGGACGGGACACGACGAAGTGGCTCTCACCTCGCTGTCGACTGCCGACTACAGCGGGATCGAGGGCGTGGTCTCGGAGGTGGTCGGGTGCGGAAACGTCACCGTCTCGCTGCCGAGCCTGAGGGTGGACGCCTTCACCGTCGGCATCGCCTCTGAGATCCAGAGGGCCCGGCGCACCGGGCTGACGTTCGCGCCCGAGGCCGGCACATGGCGTCTCCGAAGGGTCATCAACAAGCTGATAACGAACGAAGACCTCTTCGGTGCGGTCGAGGCCGCCTTCTCGCAGGGTTGGCGGAGGATGAAGTTGTACTTCCTCGTGGGGCTGCCCACCGAGACCGACGAGGACACCAGGGCGATCGGAGAATTGGCGGCCGCGTGCGTCGAGATCGGAAGGAGGTACGTGCGCAGTCCGTCGGTCACCGTGTCTGTGGGTGGTTTCGTGCCTAAGCCGCACACTCCCTTCCAATGGTTCGGCCAGAACACCGTAGGGGAGCTGAGGCGCAAGCTCTCTCTGGTACGGGACGCTGCACGGGGTCGCAGGGGCGTGGAGGTGAAGTGGCACGACCCGGAGGCCACTCTGGTGGAGGGACTTCTCTCCCGTGGTGACAGGCGGGTGGCGGACGTCATCGAGGACGTGTGGCGTGCCGGCGGGGTGTTCCAGGAGTGGTCAGAGTACTTCCGTCTGGACAGGTGGGAGGCGGCTGCAGCACGACACGCTGTGTCGATAGACGAGATCGTGCACCGTCACCGCCCTGAGGAGGAGGTCTTCCCCTGGGATCACATCTCGGCGGGCCTGCACCGCGACTTTCTCTGGCAGGACTGGAGAGACGCCCTATGCGAGGTGGGGCTGCCGGACTGCAGATGGACGCCTTGCTACGACTGTGGCGCCTGCACCGGGTACGGGGTGGAGCATGTGGTGGCCTCCACCACGCCGCCGGCAGGGGGCTCCCAGGGCACCGGACAGGATCTCACACGTGGCGAAGAACTGCCCGCTTCCGTTCCGGTTCGCATCCTGGCCAAGGCGAGCATCAGGGGGGGCGCAGGCGACCGTGAGGGAGCCGAAGGTTGA
- the rplU gene encoding 50S ribosomal protein L21 — MGESALEPVGSVFRMEAVVRTGGKQYRVSEGQILTVERLGTVEGEVELEPVLLFDGERVLATPAELAGAKVKAKVLGDAKGPKIRGFTYKAKTNQRRRWGHRQKLSQIQITSIVAGG, encoded by the coding sequence TTGGGGGAGTCGGCGCTCGAGCCGGTAGGATCGGTCTTCCGTATGGAGGCCGTGGTCAGGACAGGCGGAAAGCAGTACCGAGTCAGCGAGGGCCAGATTCTCACCGTCGAGCGTCTCGGGACGGTGGAGGGTGAGGTCGAGCTGGAGCCGGTGCTTCTCTTCGACGGTGAGAGGGTCCTCGCAACTCCCGCGGAGTTGGCAGGAGCGAAGGTGAAGGCGAAGGTGCTCGGCGACGCGAAGGGGCCCAAGATCAGGGGCTTTACGTACAAGGCCAAGACCAATCAGCGCAGGCGCTGGGGCCACCGGCAGAAGCTCTCTCAGATCCAGATCACCTCGATCGTGGCCGGAGGTTGA
- the mreC gene encoding cell shape-determining protein MreC: protein MSAVGHDRRTRDVRPGPVTPAPVPLSKSQRKMSRTLLLLMVVTSLALVSVDKTGFGPLDSLRRRVLDVTAPVRDFVGAVVGPVGDLWDAVTSHDELERENRMLRRRVEELEGAALRGEAASDELARLSAELDLFFVEELDRVVARVVAGPVDPLSETVEIDKGTSQGIREGMPVVNAKGLVGSVERAGRSRSRIRLVTDPTYRVAVRLSRSSDAGVARGQGAGRPLVIEAGIDPDTEVRRGELVVTSGLERTRTPGGIPVGRVASSVRVRGDLDQEVYVEPSAPVSALDYVTVLVWTPSG from the coding sequence TTGTCCGCAGTAGGCCACGATCGTCGTACCAGAGACGTCAGGCCCGGCCCTGTGACACCAGCTCCGGTGCCGCTCTCCAAGAGCCAGAGGAAGATGTCGAGGACACTCCTCCTCCTCATGGTGGTGACGTCCCTGGCACTCGTGAGCGTGGACAAGACCGGGTTCGGGCCTCTGGATTCCTTGCGCCGGCGCGTATTGGACGTGACGGCACCCGTACGGGACTTCGTGGGCGCCGTGGTCGGGCCCGTCGGTGACCTATGGGACGCGGTCACCTCACATGACGAACTCGAACGCGAGAACCGCATGCTTAGGCGCCGCGTCGAGGAGCTAGAGGGAGCGGCACTTCGCGGAGAGGCGGCCTCGGACGAACTCGCCCGGCTCTCTGCCGAGCTCGATCTCTTCTTCGTCGAGGAACTCGACCGGGTCGTGGCCAGGGTGGTCGCGGGTCCGGTCGACCCGTTGTCGGAGACCGTCGAGATCGACAAGGGCACGTCGCAGGGAATCCGCGAGGGGATGCCGGTGGTGAATGCCAAAGGTCTGGTCGGTTCGGTGGAACGGGCGGGGAGGAGTCGATCGAGGATACGTCTCGTCACCGATCCCACCTATCGCGTCGCCGTGAGGTTGTCGCGAAGCTCCGACGCGGGAGTGGCCAGAGGCCAGGGTGCGGGACGCCCCCTTGTCATCGAGGCCGGGATCGACCCGGACACCGAGGTGCGACGAGGAGAACTGGTGGTGACGAGCGGCTTGGAGCGGACGCGGACACCGGGGGGTATCCCCGTCGGGCGAGTCGCCTCGTCTGTGCGGGTTCGCGGCGACTTGGACCAGGAGGTGTATGTCGAGCCGTCCGCTCCCGTCTCCGCACTCGACTATGTGACGGTGCTGGTGTGGACGCCGTCCGGCTGA
- a CDS encoding nucleoside-diphosphate kinase, translating into MNRTLVICKPDAVERGLVGEIVSRIERKGLRIVAAELRRIDRRTAERHYEDHREKPFYEELVSFICRSPSLIMVVEGPEDTWKIVRTLMGPTNPADAPPGTIRGDFGTEVTENLVHGSDSADSARREIALFFPGLDGS; encoded by the coding sequence GTGAACAGGACGCTGGTCATATGCAAGCCGGACGCCGTCGAGCGGGGTCTAGTGGGAGAGATCGTCTCGAGGATCGAGCGGAAGGGGCTGCGCATAGTCGCAGCGGAGCTCAGGCGGATCGACCGGCGGACAGCCGAGCGCCACTACGAGGACCACAGGGAGAAGCCCTTCTACGAGGAGCTGGTTTCGTTCATATGCCGTTCACCGTCGTTGATCATGGTGGTGGAAGGGCCGGAGGACACGTGGAAGATCGTTCGCACCCTCATGGGTCCCACCAACCCGGCGGACGCGCCCCCGGGCACGATAAGGGGCGACTTCGGCACGGAGGTCACGGAGAACCTCGTCCACGGGTCAGATTCGGCCGACTCGGCGAGACGTGAGATCGCCTTGTTCTTCCCGGGACTCGACGGATCCTGA
- a CDS encoding rod shape-determining protein, whose amino-acid sequence MSGRRSLLGRIFGRDMAVDLGTANTIVYVRGEGIVLDEPSVVAVNVRDGRPLAVGAEAKRMIGRTPAHIEAIRPLKDGVIADFEICEKMLRYFIQKVHRSRTARPRMVICVPSGITAVEQRAVQEAAEYAGARKPAYIIEEPMAAAIGAGLPVQEPTGNMIVDIGGGTTEVAVISLGGVVVSESVRVGGDELDEAIIQYVKKEYSVALGERTAEEVKIALGSAWPLEEELYAEVRGRDLVSGLPKTIVISTAEIREAIEEPVSAIVDAVKVTLDRTPPELAADIMERGIVLAGGGALLHGIDRRLAEETGMPIITAPNPLHCVAIGSGQSLEEFEALKGVLFSSSYD is encoded by the coding sequence ATGTCCGGACGTCGCAGCCTCCTCGGAAGGATCTTCGGCCGTGACATGGCGGTCGACCTCGGAACTGCGAACACGATCGTTTACGTGCGTGGTGAGGGGATAGTCCTCGACGAGCCCTCTGTGGTCGCGGTGAACGTCCGTGACGGCCGCCCACTAGCGGTGGGCGCGGAGGCCAAGAGGATGATCGGCCGAACCCCCGCCCACATCGAGGCGATCCGACCCCTGAAAGACGGGGTGATCGCCGACTTCGAGATCTGTGAGAAGATGCTGCGCTACTTCATCCAGAAGGTGCACCGCAGCAGGACCGCTCGGCCGAGGATGGTGATCTGTGTCCCCTCGGGAATCACGGCGGTGGAGCAGAGAGCCGTTCAGGAGGCAGCGGAGTACGCCGGCGCCCGCAAACCCGCCTACATCATCGAGGAACCGATGGCAGCGGCCATAGGGGCGGGGCTGCCGGTGCAGGAACCGACCGGCAACATGATCGTCGACATCGGTGGGGGTACGACCGAGGTGGCGGTCATATCGCTCGGTGGGGTGGTCGTGAGCGAGTCGGTGAGGGTGGGCGGCGACGAGCTCGACGAGGCGATCATCCAGTACGTCAAGAAGGAGTACTCGGTCGCTCTGGGTGAACGCACGGCGGAGGAGGTGAAGATCGCGCTCGGTTCTGCTTGGCCTCTCGAAGAGGAACTGTACGCAGAGGTCCGCGGGCGGGATCTCGTCAGTGGTCTGCCGAAGACCATCGTCATATCTACGGCCGAGATCAGGGAGGCCATAGAAGAGCCGGTGTCTGCCATCGTCGACGCCGTGAAGGTGACGTTGGACCGGACACCACCCGAGTTGGCCGCGGACATCATGGAGAGAGGCATCGTCCTGGCCGGAGGAGGCGCCCTGCTGCACGGCATCGACCGCCGGCTCGCCGAGGAGACCGGAATGCCGATAATCACGGCTCCGAATCCCCTCCACTGCGTAGCGATCGGGTCGGGGCAGTCGCTGGAGGAGTTCGAGGCGCTGAAGGGCGTCCTGTTCTCCTCGTCGTACGACTGA
- the rpmA gene encoding 50S ribosomal protein L27 gives MSKTKGGGSTRNGRDSHSKRLGVKVFAGTQVRAGAILVRQRGTRIHPGANVGRGGDDTLFATADGVVRFADRKGRKFVEVIPSSS, from the coding sequence ATGTCCAAGACCAAGGGTGGCGGTTCCACGAGGAACGGCAGGGATTCGCATTCGAAGCGACTGGGCGTCAAGGTTTTCGCCGGGACACAGGTGAGGGCCGGGGCGATCCTGGTGCGCCAGCGAGGCACACGCATTCACCCGGGAGCCAACGTCGGCCGGGGAGGTGACGACACGCTGTTCGCCACCGCGGACGGAGTGGTGCGCTTCGCCGACCGGAAAGGTCGCAAATTTGTCGAGGTGATTCCTTCTTCATCCTGA
- a CDS encoding hypothetical protein (possible pseudo, internal stop codon, frameshifted) produces MSEPEPVGRTEEATPSGEGSTPLGGARDTTNSSQRGGAGVDRRPEEMPEPIREGRPLDPAAAARALVPRKPKIGDTIPAPPPPPKRRRRHRGRKGQSSQAPQSADVAPVEAITEGERPELDEKVLRSRGGRRRKGRPAGRYLMCVSVGEAATQIAVLEGRALVEHYLYRPSDDVTQIHGNIYLGRVENVLPGMEAAFVDIGTPKNAVLYRGDVQYDPEDVEGGERARIEDVLTEGQSILCQVTKNPIGKKGARLTQEVSLPGRFVVLVPNSSTYGISKRLSDDERRRLRKILDRVRPEGHGLIVRTAAEGVTAEEIEADVARLVAQWEKIAQLASKVQAPALLYREPDMAVRVIREEFNRDYRGVIIDDRRLYEEVKRYVEVITPELADRVHYYDRSTETLPLFERYHVHEQLHKALDRKVWLPSGGSLVIEHTEALTVIDVNTGKNVGSTSLEETVLQNNLEAAEEIARQLRLRDIGGIIVVDFIDMVDPENRKKVVAAFREALSRDKTRTQVFDISELGLVEMTRKRIGEGLVESFSATCPVCDGRGIVLDQSLLQ; encoded by the coding sequence ATGTCAGAACCAGAACCGGTCGGACGGACCGAAGAGGCTACTCCGTCCGGCGAAGGATCGACGCCGCTCGGCGGCGCTCGGGATACGACCAATTCGTCACAGAGGGGTGGGGCCGGTGTAGACCGGCGTCCGGAGGAGATGCCCGAGCCCATCCGGGAAGGCCGACCGCTCGATCCGGCGGCCGCCGCCAGAGCGCTCGTACCTCGTAAACCGAAGATCGGGGACACCATCCCGGCTCCTCCGCCTCCCCCGAAGAGGCGGAGGAGGCATCGGGGGCGGAAGGGCCAGTCTTCCCAGGCCCCACAGTCGGCGGACGTCGCTCCCGTCGAGGCGATAACGGAGGGGGAGCGCCCCGAGCTCGACGAAAAGGTATTGAGGAGTCGCGGCGGCCGTCGGAGAAAGGGTCGCCCGGCCGGGCGTTATCTGATGTGCGTCTCGGTCGGAGAGGCGGCCACCCAGATCGCCGTGTTGGAGGGGAGGGCACTGGTGGAGCACTACCTCTACCGGCCTTCCGACGACGTCACCCAGATTCACGGCAACATCTACCTCGGGCGTGTGGAGAACGTCCTCCCGGGCATGGAGGCGGCCTTCGTCGACATCGGCACGCCCAAGAACGCGGTTCTCTACCGCGGGGACGTCCAGTACGACCCGGAGGACGTCGAGGGTGGTGAGCGTGCTCGTATAGAGGACGTGCTGACAGAGGGGCAGTCGATCCTCTGTCAGGTGACGAAGAACCCGATCGGCAAGAAGGGCGCGAGGCTCACACAGGAAGTGTCCCTACCCGGACGCTTCGTCGTGCTCGTCCCCAATTCGTCCACCTACGGCATCTCCAAGCGCCTCTCCGACGACGAACGTAGGCGCCTGCGGAAGATCCTCGACAGGGTGCGTCCCGAGGGACACGGGCTCATCGTCAGGACGGCCGCGGAGGGGGTCACCGCAGAGGAGATAGAGGCCGATGTGGCCCGGCTCGTGGCCCAGTGGGAGAAGATCGCACAGCTGGCTTCCAAGGTTCAGGCGCCGGCGCTCCTGTACAGAGAGCCGGACATGGCGGTGAGGGTCATCCGCGAGGAGTTCAACCGGGACTATCGGGGGGTCATCATCGACGACCGCCGCCTCTACGAGGAGGTGAAGCGTTACGTGGAGGTGATCACCCCCGAGTTGGCCGACAGGGTGCACTACTACGATCGATCCACCGAGACCCTGCCTCTCTTTGAGCGCTACCACGTCCACGAGCAGCTCCACAAGGCACTCGACCGGAAGGTGTGGCTGCCGTCTGGTGGATCGCTGGTGATCGAACACACGGAGGCTCTCACGGTGATCGACGTCAACACCGGCAAGAACGTCGGCTCGACGAGCCTCGAGGAGACAGTTCTACAGAACAACCTGGAAGCGGCCGAGGAGATCGCCCGTCAGCTCCGCCTGCGAGACATCGGCGGGATAATCGTCGTCGACTTCATCGACATGGTCGACCCTGAGAACCGCAAGAAGGTGGTGGCCGCTTTCAGGGAGGCGCTCTCTCGGGACAAGACGAGGACGCAGGTGTTCGATATCTCCGAGCTCGGGCTTGTCGAGATGACACGCAAGCGCATCGGCGAGGGCTTGGTCGAGTCGTTTTCGGCCACGTGTCCCGTCTGCGACGGGCGAGGGATAGTCCTCGACCAGTCACTCCTCCAGTGA